TACCAACTGAGCTAACGGCCCGATGGACGTTACAGGGATCGAACCTGTGACCCCCTGCTTGTAAGGCAGGTGCTCTCCCAGCTGAGCTAAACGTCCATAAGTGCGTCGCGACGTCCTATCCTCGCAGGAAGCGATCCTCCAACTACTTTCGGCGCTACTGAGCTTAACTGCTGTGTTCGGTATGGGAACAGGTGTGACCTCAGTGCCATCATCACGACACGTGCTATTTAATTAGCATTACGAGATTAATTATCTCAAAACTGAATCATATTGTCAAGTAAATTTTATTGAACTTTGAAACCACGTTATCTGTTACTACTTGGTTAAGTCCTCGAACCATTAGTACTAGTCCGCTCCATGCTTCGCAGCACTTCCACTTCTAGCCTATCTACCTCATCATCTATAAGGGGTCTTACTTCATTTCTGAATGGGAAATCTCATCTCGAGGCGAGTTTCACACTTAGATGCTTTCAGCGTTTATCTCATCCGTACATAGCTACTCAGCGATGCTCCTGGCGGAACAACTGATACACCAGAGGTACGTCCACCCCGGTCCTCTCGTACTAAGGGCAGCTCCTCTCAAATTTCCTACGCCCGCGACGGATAGGGACCGAACTGTCTCACGACGTTCTGAACCCAGCTCGCGTACCGCTTTAATGGGCGAACAGCCCAACCCTTGGGACCGACTACAGCCCCAGGATGCGATGAGCCGACATCGAGGTGCCAAACCTCCCCGTCGATGTGGACTCTTGGGGGAGATGAGCCTGTTATCCCCAGGGTAGCTTTTGTCCGTTGAGCGATGGCCCTTCCATGCGGAACCACCGGATCACTAAGTCCTACTTTCGTACCTGCTCGACTGGTAAGTCTCACAGTCAAGCTCGCTTGTGCCTTTACACTCTGCGAATGATTTCCAACCATTCTGAGCGAACCTTTGAGCGCCTCCGTTACTTTTTAGGAGGCGACCGCCCCAGTCAAACTGCCTGCCAGACACTGTCTTCCACCACGCTGAGTGGTGTGAGTTAGAGTGATCATACAACGAGGGTAGTATCCCACCATTGCCTCCATCGAAACTAGCGTTCCGACTTCTACGGCTCCTACCTATCCTGTACAAGCTGCACAAGCACTCAATATCAAGCTACAGTAAAGCTCCATGGGGTCTTTCCGTCCTGTCGCGGGTAACCCGCATCTTCACGGGTATTTAAATTTCACCGAGTCTCTCGTTGAGACAGTGCCCAGATCGTTACGCCTTTCGTGCGGGTCGGAACTTACCCGACAAGGAATTTCGCTACCTTAGGACCGTTATAGTTACGGCCGCCGTTTACTGGGGCTTCAATTCGTACCTTCGCCGAAGCTAAGCACTCCTTTTAACCTTCCAGCACCGGGCAGGCGTCAGCCCCTATACGTCATCTTACGATTTTGCAGAAACCTGTGTTTTTGATAAACAGTCGCCTGGGCCTATTCACTGCGGCTCAGCTTGCGCTGAGCACCCCTTCTCCCGAAGTTACGGGGTCATTTTGCCGAGTTCCTTAACGAGAGTTCACTCGCACACCTTAGGATGCTCTCCTCGACTACCTGTGTCGGTTTGCGGTACGGGCAGGTAAATACTAACTAGAAGCTTTTCTTGGCAGCGTGACATCACAGACTTCCCTACTTTATTTCGGTCCCCATCATCACTTGTCCTATGAGGAATAAGCATTTAACTACTTCCAAGACTTATGATTTAGCCCAGCATTTCCAGCCGCTGGGTTCTGTTAGCCTTCTGCGTCCCTCCATCGTTCAAACATATTCACCTGGTACAGGAATCTCAACCTGTTATCCATCGACTACGCCTCTCGGCCTCGCCTTAGGTCCCGACTAACCCTGGGAGGACGAGCCTTCCCCAGGAAACCTTAGTCATACGGTGGACAGGATTCTCACCTGTCTTTCGCTACTCATACCGGCATTCTCACTTGTAAGCGCTCCACCAGTCCTCACGGTCTGACTTCATCGCCCTTACAACGCTCTCCTATCGCGCCACTTACGTGGCACCCGCAGTTTCGGTAGTGTGTTTAGCCCCGGTACATTTTCGGCGCAGAATCACTCGACTAGTGAGCTATTACGCACTCTTTAAATGATGGCTGCTTCTGAGCCAACATCCTAGTTGTCTGTGCAACTCCACATCCTTTTCCACTTAACACACATTTAGGGACCTTAACTGGCGGTCTGGGCTGTTCCCCTTTCGACAATGGATCTTATCACTCACTGTCTGACTCCCGGACATACGTCATTGGCATTCGGAGTTTATCTTAATTTGGTAACCCGAGATGGGCCCCGCACCAAAACAGTGCTCTACCTCCAAGACGCTACATTCCGAGGCTAGCCCTAAAGCTATTTCGGAGAGAACCAGCTATCTCCAAGTTCGATTGGAATTTCACCGCTACCCACACCTCATCCTAGCATTTTTCAACATGCACAGGTTCGGGCCTCCAGTGCGTCTTACCACACCTTCACCCTGGACATGGGTAGGTCACCTGGTTTCGGGTCTACAACCACATACTATCTCGCCTATTTCAGACTCGCTTTCGCTTCGGCTCCGGTCTTTCCACCTTAACCTCGCATGGGATCGTAACTCGCCGGTTCATTCTACAAAAGGCACGCTATCACCCATTAACGGGCTCTAACTTCTTGTAGGCACATGGTTTCAGGAACTTTTTCACTCCCCTTCCGGGGTGCTTTTCACCTTTCCCTCACGGTACTGGTTCACTATCGGTCACTAGGTAGTATTTAGCCTTGGGAGATGGTCCTCCCAGATTCCGACCGGATTTCACGTGTCCGGCCGTACTCAGGATCCTGTACGGGAGATGGCTTGCTTTCGTTTACGGGGCTATCACCCTGTCTCGCGTGGCTTCCCAACCACTTCAACTAACAAACCATTTTGTAACTCCACAACGACAGTCCTACAACCCCAAGATGCAAGCATCTTGGTTTGGGCTCTTCCCGTTTCGCTCGCCGCTACTCAGGGAATCGATTTTTCTTTCTACTCCTGTTGCTAATGAGATGTTTCAGTTCACAACGTCTACCTTCAAACAGCCTATGTATTCAACTGCTGATAACTTGCATAACAAGTTGGGTTCCCCCATTCGGAAATCCCCGGATCAAAGCTTACTTACAGCTCCCCGAGGCATATCGGTGTTAGTCCCGTCCTTCATCGGCTCCTAGTGCCAAGGCATCCACCATGCGCCCTTAATAACTTAACCTATCAGCTTACGCTGATGATTCAAGTTCGAGTATGTGACCATAAAGGTCACTTGCGATTATTACTAATTAAAGTAATGAACTTGTTTTAAAACTCAAAAAAATAACGCGGTGTATTTCTCGGTTCAATTTAATTTAAATTGAAATTTAAAAATTTACATTAATATGATTCAGTTTTCAAAGAACTAAACTTGAGAGATATTTCTCTCAAAACTGAATAACGTTTCGATGCTGTGCAGGTTTCCGATTTTCCTTAGAAAGGAGGTGATCCAGCCGCAGGTTCTCCTACGGCTACCTTGTTACGACTTCACCCTAATCATCTGTCCCACCTTAGGCGGCTGGCTCCTATAAAGGTTACCCCACCGACTTTGGGTGTTACAAACTCTCATGGTGTGACGGGCGGTGTGTACAAGACCCGGGAACGTATTCACCGCGGCGTGCTGATCCGCGATTACTAGCGATTCCGACTTCGTGTAGGCGAGTTGCAGCCTACAGTCCGAACTGAGACATACTTTAAGAGATTAGCGCACCCTCGCGGGTTGGCGACTCGTTGTATATGCCATTGTAGCACGTGTGTAGCCCAGGTCATAAGGGGCATGATGATTTGACGTCATCCCCGCCTTCCTCCGGTTTGTCACCGGCAGTCTCGCTAGAGTGCCCAACTGAATGCTGGCAACTAACAATAAGGGTTGCGCTCGTTGCGGGACTTAACCCAACATCTCACGACACGAGCTGACGACAACCATGCACCACCTGTCACTTTGTCCCCGAAGGGAAAGCTCCATCTCTGGAGTGGTCAAAGGATGTCAAGACCTGGTAAGGTTCTTCGCGTTGCTTCGAATTAAACCACATGCTCCACCGCTTGTGCGGGTCCCCGTCAATTCCTTTGAGTTTCAACCTTGCGGTCGTACTCCCCAGGCGGAGTGCTTAATGCGTTAGCTACGCCACTCAAGGGCGGAAACCCTCGAACAGCTAGCACTCATCGTTTACGGTGTGGACTACCAGGGTATCTAATCCTGTTTGCTACCCACACTTTCGAGCCTCAACGTCAGTTACAGTCCAGAAAGCCGCCTTCGCCACTGGTGTTCTTCCATATATCTACGCATTTCACCGCTACACATGGAGTTCCACTTTCCTCTACTGCACTCAAGTCATCCAGTTTCCAAAGCAATTCCTCAGTTGAGCTGAGGGCTTTCACTTCAGACTTAAATAACCGTCTGCGCTCGCTTTACGCCCAATAAATCCGGATAACGCTTGGGACATACGTATTACCGCGGCTGCTGGCACGTATTTAGCCGTCCCTTTCTGGTAAGATACCGTCACTACTTGAACAGTTACTCTCAAGTACATTCTTCTCTTACAACAGTGCTTTACGAGCCGAAACCCTTCATCACACACGCGGCGTTGCTCCATCAGGCTTGCGCCCATTGTGGAAGATTCCCTACTGCTGCCTCCCGTAGGAGTATGGGCCGTGTCTCAGTCCCATTGTGGCCGATCAGTCTCTCAACTCGGCTATGCATCATCGTCATGGTGAGCCATTACCTCACCATCTAACTAATGCACCGCGGGACCATCTCTTAGTGATAGCAGAACCATCTTTCAAATAAAAACCATGCGGTTTTTAGTGTTATACGGTATTAGCATCTGTTTCCAAATGTTATCCCCTGCTAAGAGGTAGGTTTCCCACGTGTTACTCACCCGTTCGCCACTCCTTGCATTGTTTTAAATCATATTGTGCAAGCACGCTATTCATTAAAACCACAAGGCGTTCGACTTGCATGTATTAGGCACGCCGCCAGCGTTCATCCTGAGCCAGGATCAAACTCTCAATTTGAAAGCTTGAGTATAACTCAATCTTTGTTGTGTTTAACCAATGTTAAACGAATTTACTAGCGAATTGACTTCGCAAATGTTTTTTGCTTCAAATTCTAAAATTTGAAGACCCTACACATTTGATCATCGAAACGTTATTCAGTTTTCAAAGAACTATTTCCAATTGCTTTTCAACAACGATATTTAATATACTTCATTACCAGTTCAAAGTCAACAACTTATTTACTGACAATTTTAATTAATTATATATCGCCCTTAAGCAACTTTTATATCATATCTAAATCTCGAATAAATGTCAACAACTTATTTTTATATAAATTATTTTCTGGCTTATTGGTTTTAGACAACTTGAATATACTATCCCACCCAAAAGTATTTGTCAATAAAAAACAAGCCTGTATTTCTACAAACTCATCCTGGCATACTAGTCAAGGCGACCAACCCCATTCATATCAACGGTCGTTAGTAGGCTATTTAAGTCTTTCGCGTTAGCAAAATGCATGCCTAGCATACTTAATCGTTCATGATCAAAGATGGCTGGATTAACCACCTCAAAAGTATACAACGCGATTAAATCAGCATCACTCTTCATATGCCAACCGGCCAACTCACCAAGGCGTAAATTATCCAAATTCAATGCGAGTTCATTTTTAAAGCCATTAAGAATTGCACCTAAAGCCGTTTCATCATTATGCCGATGCATCTTCACTGTATAGAAGTTTGGCTGTGGAACTTCATCCGTTACTAAGAAATAGGTATTATTCGTTTCAGTATCTGTGTAAAAAACAGTGCCAGCAATTAAAGACATCTTTACTTACTTTTCCTTCTTTTTCTATTTCATTAGCCTAGTTAAGGCTTCTGATATCATATCATCTTTATTCTCGGCAATCGGTCGAAAACCAATTTCTAGATGTGAGTTAGTCCAATAATGACGATAGCCACGATCAGCGATTGGTTGGTCATCGTGACTAGAAGCATGCGCTGACTCGATCACGATTCGTCGTGACAACGAAATTTTGCCTGTATATTGGTCGATATCCAAAACCATCACTTGCAATTCTTGCCCAATGGTTAATTCATCCCCAACATGATGAATATAGGCCGACCGACATTCTGAA
This is a stretch of genomic DNA from Weissella soli. It encodes these proteins:
- a CDS encoding CvfD/Ygs/GSP13 family RNA-binding post-transcriptional regulator, whose product is MYRIGEIVDGVVTGIQPYGAFVQLDNQTQGLIHISECRSAYIHHVGDELTIGQELQVMVLDIDQYTGKISLSRRIVIESAHASSHDDQPIADRGYRHYWTNSHLEIGFRPIAENKDDMISEALTRLMK